TAAAACAAGTACCAACTGTTGTAAAATACTTCAAACTAAAAATTAAAGAACACTATTAAAAGGCTAAATTCATATTAATCGACTCATTCAATTAATCctagtataattattatttacacaGTAGTTCTAACTGTAGAAAATCATCAAGGAATTCATGTTTTGTGGACTTCCCGATATTCTAAAACTGTACAGAAACGAAAGGAAATGCAGCTTGATTGGAATAAACAGGCCTAGCCTCATTCAGctgtaattataaaaaaaataacataaaattgtcaaaaactactttaGAGCAAAATACTTGAGAGTGAAACAGTCAGATACAATTCATAACGCACATAAACCATTCTGATAAACAATATACATTGTGTTCTTAGCAGCAAGCTAATAATAAAATGGAACAAGGACTTTTTTATGTGTTTCTTTAAGTCACATTAAACAAGAGGAGAAATTTATGGATCAAAACCaattattttattgatgttGATCCTGTTTGAACGTtaccacaaaataacaaattttgttgttttctgggGCTGCTTAAGTACCAAAAAACAGCCAAGCATAACTTGGCATAAGACTGTTACTTGCcgaactaccatgtcacatgtacaacttatgactggtatcctgctcatttctgcagAAATGTGTCAAGTAATATACTTTAGCAGCATTATAAAATTGGGCTCCGTTTTGAAGGCAATTTTTTGATGCAATGACAATGTAGATTTCTACACATTCAGTTTAGTGCTCAGAGAGTACAATTAATAAGCATTTGAGAAGCTTCACCATACAAATGTCATGGCAAGCTAATCTCCCATTCAAACCAaagtaaccaaaccgaggcagAAAGGAAAATATAGTCTGGTCCATCAATAACTTTGATGAGTTTCCATACTTATAAAAACAGTACACACGAGGAACCAGACAAGCATTTCAGAATTGCCAAATTGAAAGCAAGGAACCTTTCTCTCTGAAAGGCAAATGAGAAATAACTCAGAATGCAACTGCTCTTTTGCACCTTCAGTGACTTGAGAAAATTATAAGCCACTTCAGAAATAAACCAATGTCAGTTTAACACTGCCTCAAAGGCCCATGCCAAACCAAGATTGTCTAGACTCCAAAACAAATTGGATTGTTGCGAAGTTCAACCCCTATTTGTATTCCCCATGCTGATGTTGAACGTGCTACCCATTAGCTGATTCACAAGCATCAATCCAGTCGCTGTACACATCTACTGGCTCTGTTAGATCTGGTAAAGTTACAGTTAAAGGAAATGTCACAAAGACAAATAGAAACTGGAGTCTTAATGTCACTGATACAGGTCTTTTGGTAAAATCCCATGACTTGCTAGCTCATAAACATGttattttgtaaagcaaaaagCTGACAAAATGCTGcgaagacaaacaaaacagtgGCTACAAAGCAAGTAGTACTGTATTAATTAACAAATCTCCTAATATTAAAAGCGAATTAACAGTTCtttaatgcacgtaaaagaatccagtgcacttgtcgtaaagagaaggggttcgcctcggtgttcctggtctgaaaatgcaccatagcaccttgtaaaacagaACACCGTGCTAtaaaaggattaggtctcagtaattcaaacgtagtccaacATCTTGAAGGATATATACTGTATGTTatagcgccaggagcgtcactgattAGCGAACATGCGCGCTATACAAGAAGCCATTGTTATTATCATTTGATGAAAAGGATACAGTTAATGTTGGTTTGGAAATCTTCTAGGCAGACTCTGCAGGAAATGACGCCAATCTGTCTTGTTCGATCCCTTagttgaagagaaaaaaaacatacaaaagaaATTTAGTATCAAGTTGGTGGAGGTGTACAACTCAAttaattttccaccaaaaaaatacaatgtatgTGATAGCACCTTTAAAGTAacaacaggggtcgaaattaagtgtatttccatggtagtcagcagggctagtgaccaataatttttagtggCCCTGATTAgaatttggtagcccgaaagacacattatgtctcgcgtcacggctcaaactttacaatacaccaataatatagttctttattgtttgtgatgatgatttttgcattattttgccactagcccgtcgggctatcaaactggaaaaatgagtagcccggctgtaaatctggtagtcccgggctagcgggctagtggcaatttcgacccctgtacaACATGTCTATCAAACTTCAAAATACCTTTAAACCATGGTTATTATTTTTGTCTAGATTATGTTTTTATGTCCCAGCCAAAGTTTTCTTAATCCCTGAAACTCTCACTGCTTATTGTAGCTAAACCAAAGAGCACTGTTATAAAGATGTTCTGCTTAtgaagagtacattctgaagtcccaaatctcatttttgttttttgttttttgttttgcgttttgctgtcctcttatcaACGTTCCTGTTTATAAAGAGGTAATTCGGCCAGTCCCAGTGATCTTGGTATAGACAAGAGTCGACcataaaatcttacatttttACATCGCAGGCTTTTTCGTGGTTACAAAACGGACATGTAAACTGTGTGTCCAATGTTCCAACCAACTTCTTCTTTGGTGGGGGCTTTCTCTTTGAGCGACGACGTCCCATGTTGGAATAAAAAACTCTCCTTTAATTCGATTCAAAAtccaatctgaaaaaaaaagcaaaatttaaaatgtatgtTCAAATTGCGATAATAATGTTTACTTATTATTTGttaactaaataaaaaagaaaggagAAATGACCAAGATTACTACACCCTAGCGtctaatgttaaaaaataagATAACATGATCTTGATGATttagttttaaattttgtttacacaatCTGACAATTGTTATCCGACGCTTAAATAAAGATATGATTATGAACATGATAAAGTCCATCCACTATAGTAGACTATGAACTCTGCTCTGATCAGcttcaacaataataatattattttcaatcaataacaatttatacaaattaacataaaaacCCATTGATTTCATTGTGAATATTGcttcttttttcttgttttcttttaaaccaaacaaacaaacttaattGACAGATTGATTTGACATATCATTATTCCAATTTATTCCAACTACGCTCATTTTCAAGAGAGGCAATTCAATGAATGAAACCCGACCATACGATCACGAGAGAAAACACGACACATCACCGCGTCACTCATGAAAAACCATGCATAAAATCACGGCAGTTGTATTCACCGACGACACGCTACCTCAAACCTGCCCCGGAcattttgtttggggtttcTACCCGACggaaaaatcatttcaaatcatttcCGTTCCACCAAAATGGTCAGCAAGTTAAGACCTACAGACATCTGTTGTATGCTGTCAAACTAAGCTTTTATTTAgaagtaataaaacaaaaatataccatTATGCTTACCTTTTCTTGCGAAgctattttttcacaaaacgtaTGGACACGTTCAGCGGGCGTTTGTTGCGGGCCGGCGTTTGTTCATAAACGGTCGTCGTCCGTACacattacacacacacacgaGCATGTGTCACAAGCTCGTTCCCAGATTACTGTGTATCTAAATCTGTTTGTTCATTAAATTTACGTGTGGATTCGAGCGTAGATATAGTTCCTGCATTTTCTGGTACAGAGGTTGCCACTTGCAGCAAGGAGGTGGGCGGAGCGTTAGGGTTGTTAAAAGGAGGGGGTTAACCTGTTCAAGAATCAAGCAATTGAGTCACACTCTGTAACATTATGGGAATCACACGGACAGGAAAGGTAGGAAAGATCAATTATCGGAAAATCAttcattcaaaacaaacaagtttcATTGGTAACAATAGTCTGCATgttgacacatttttttacCCAACATACACTAcagtaacaaaccagtgaaatttATTTGGGATTAATTGTTCATCTAAGTTGCTGGTAAATAATGGGGGAAAATTATCAATGCATggaattgtgtgttttcagatgcctgcgaaggcttcatgcctgaaccCATTCCCACcctctttctctaaaagtaAAACTACACTATTTTAAAGGGAGTCGTTTTTCTAACCATGTTTAGTACAACCAATAACTCTTCCGTGTTCCTTTCCAAATACGTTTTTTCATTTAACTtgtagagtaattaccaaaagcatACCCTACTTTTAAAAGCAGTTTAAACTATTGAGTAAGCACTTTTGAGTTCTAAACGACACGTTGTGTAATGGTCAATTTTCAGCAGAGGACCATACATAAATAATTTTAAGAACCTTTTGTCCCAAGAAGTAGTAGTTCTCAGTTGAAAATGATCTGTGCTGTTGGTTGATATTGAAaattaaagaagaaacaaaattaaaacatcaCTCGGGTTCAATCACAGAAACGTTTAGAAATCAAAAGGGGgtaaaaagggggggggggggttgtcacTGCAACACAAGAATTATTAAAGTAAAAGATCTGTCACATTAAAGTGCAACCATCATTTGCCTCAGAACACTTTTAATGCATAGATTTATTAATTTAATCATATTATAAACTAGCATATTTGCAACAAAAGTACAGGATTAATTATATTATGATCTGGTTTGATAATCAGTTTTTAAACAATATCTTCACCACTTAACATTCATACAGTTCTCTAGTATTAGTGGCGCACCAAAGTGCATGtctttgccaacagagggcacCCAACTAACGGATTGTCAGTGAATAATCCTACCCtttattttaactttttcaAAGTGTGTTAAGCTTTTCAAACTATTTTATGAATAACAACTACAAATAACAACAATCAAAGAAGACACTTTGCTGTTGGCCAAcatcaaattaaaggcagtCATACTTTTCAGATTTAAAAATGACAATTCTGTTTTCCTCCAAGATCTTACAATTagtttaccataaaaacttatctTTTAAGTGTTACAGCACAACATTTAGTGCGTACTACTCAAACAGCTGTTTAAAGATTGAAATAGTTATtacgttttttttaatttatagtttttttctGCAATACCCCCAAATAATTTGTTGGCTACTGTTTTGAGAATTGCTATCAAGATTTAGTTTAAATAACTGACACACAGGATGTAGAACTTgtccaataaaaacaaatggaca
The sequence above is drawn from the Asterias amurensis chromosome 13, ASM3211899v1 genome and encodes:
- the LOC139946598 gene encoding transcription elongation factor 1 homolog; the protein is MGRRRSKRKPPPKKKLVGTLDTQFTCPFCNHEKACDVKMDRTRQIGVISCRVCLEDFQTNINYLTEPVDVYSDWIDACESANG